GTACGGCCAAGAATATCGGCGGAAAAATCCAGGCAGAAGCCGGCAAGTTGCTTGGCAATACCGAACAACAGGCCAAAGGTTTGAAAAAACAGGCGGAGTGCAAGGCTCAGCGCAATCTGGGTGACCTGAAGAAGGCTGATAAAACGGTGGGCAAATCCTGATTTTCTGGATAAGTAATTGCCGCTGAAGGTTGTCGTTTTACGGCCTTGTGGTGTCGACGCTGACGCTGCAAGGCCGAAAAATTCGTGGGTGTCCTCGACAACGACAGCCCGCCGCTGAGAAGGCGGCTACATAGCCCCATCCAACGGATTCGTCACCCGGAATGCAGCGCCAGGAAGCCAGACCTGATGGAAACCCCATAGATTGTGAGCGGCGGCGCGAATTCCAGTGAAACTGGCCAGTTTGGAAATCGGTGCTTTTAGCGCCCGTACGGATAGCGTTTGTCGACGCTACCCCTTTTGTAGGGGAGCTGCTTATTTTGGCGGAATGACCACGATGGTGCTGCCGGAGGTGCCGGTGGCTGTTCCAGTTTTACCCTTGGCGCCAGTCGCGCCCGTATTTCCGGTGTTGCCCTGCATGCCTGTGGCGCCGGTGTCTCCTTGGGTTCCTGGGGCGCCCGTGTTTCCCGTGTTGCCGGTATTGCCCTGACTAGGTTGAATGGCCAGCAGGGTATGTTCGGTGCCGCGCTTACCACGCTGTTTTGGCTGAGTGAGCTCCCCTCGGTTTTTCGTCTGCCAAAGTTTCCTTTTGTACAAAACCTCGATGCATTCAAAGACGGCAGCCTTGTTCGCGGCGTGAGTCGCGTAGCGAACGTCATGCACCCGCTCATTCTTGAAGCTGTTGAACCCCCTCTTCAGCGTTCAAGGATGCGCTAGTCCGCCGCTCGCCCGAACTGCTTGGCAACAAAACCCCAGATCATCCGTGACGCGTCCGGGCCTTTAGGGTCGCCGTACGGATGCCCGGCCGCGCCGCCACTCCAGGCCACTCCAGGCGTGACCGAGGCGGCTGACTTCGCATGAGCATAGGCATTGTCACCATGAGCGCTACCGACAGCACGGCTGAACAGGAACTCAACCGGGCTGACGAGGCGCTTTGTCGCGCCCTGGCGGCGGGACCCAACCGGATTGAGTTTGCCACCCAACCCGACCGGGCATGATGCCGGGGCCGGAATTATTCACGCTCATCGTCCGCCACCTTCAGGTTGCCTTCCCATTGGCAGTTGAAGGCATAGCAACGATAGCGCCGCACCCGACCGAACAGGCTCAGGAGATGGTCGATAGCGCCTCTGAACCCGGGTCAGGCTACGGGCGCCACAAGCCGGGCAGACGGGAGAAAGCGGGCCGCCGGTTTCGGGCGTCGCGCAATAGCTGTTCTCGGCAGGAATCAAGTGAACCCGCTGAAAGGAGTCTACGCCGGAAACGCGGCAGGCGTCATATTCGGCCCAGCAACAGCAAGACCACCAGAATGACCACGACAAGACCCAAGCCACCGCTGGGCCCGTAGCCCCATCCCCTGCTGTGCGGCCACGCCGGAATCGCACCGACCAGTATGAGCACAAGGATGATCAGAAAAATTGTTCCGATTGACATTTTCGTCACCTTCTCAAGAACCGAATCTGCCGGCACCGTGAACTGCAGCCTGGAAGCAGGATCGTCAGGAACATTGTCTGCTTAACCCCCAACAGCTCTGTGCGCTGGCGAACATTCAACACAATGGCGGGCCGGTCAAGACGCTCAGTAGCGGTAAGGATCATCCGGACGACGGTCTTTTTTATCCTTGACTCCGTCGCCGTCGCGGTCGTGTTTGCCGCGGTCGTGGTCGCCGCGGTCATAGTCGCCGCGGTCGTGGTCGCCTCGATTGGGTGGACCGGACTGATCATAATCCGGGCGATGACCGCCGCCATCTCGATAGGCAACCGGATAGGCCACGCAACCCGATAAAAGCGCGCTGATAGCGATCAGCAAGACGGAAAGGTTTTTCATGTTTTCTCCTGGATAGCATGTCTCGATGTTCAAAGAGAAGGATCTCTGTTGAACAGTCTTTGTGCAAAAACTGCGCACGATCTGGATTTTCGGAAGCGGTTCCTGACGTTTCAGCGCAGACCGAAAAACGACAGGACGAACAGGATGACGACCACCAGGCCGACGATGTAAATGATGTTGTTCATGGGATTACCTCCGTATGAGTCTAGTGGCCGATCCGCGTGGCTGACGCCATGCCCGAATCACCATGCACCACACCAATCCTCTTGACTTAGCGGTCTGTCATCTAATTTTGGCAACTTTGCCATCTGGCCGCGCCAAGATATAATCGAGCATGTAACCAATTGATATAAATAGGCTTTATATGACGGCCTAAATATGCCAATATCGTTTCACGGCTAACGGACTACATTCATGGCGCCAATTTCCTTGCCGCCGCCCGCCGCGAGCCTCGGTTTTTCACCCGAAACCGTGAATTGCCATTCACGAATCTGATCGCTTTCCTGCTCACCGGCATTCGCGGCGCAGTTCAGGCGGAGCTTGATTCCTGCTTTGCCCTGCTTGCCGGAAGAACCCGCCTTTGTCGGGCGATCACGGCCAGTGCCTTCTCAAAGGCGCGCAGCCATCTGGTCGCCAATCTCTTTGAGCCGCTCAATACAGAATTGCTGCGCCTGGTCGATGAGGTCGTTCCGCAGCAGCCGGACTGGCAAGGCTTGCGGGTCTTGGCGGCGGATGCATCGAAGGTACGTCTGACCTTGCTTGACCTGGAAGGGCGCCGCCATATTCGAGAAGCGGCCATCTTCGGTTTGTTTCGGCCAGGGATCGAATTGTTCGACTCGCTGATTTTGCACAGTTCGCTGGTCGGCGAACGTCAGATGTTGTTTGAGCGGCTTGACCGACTCGGTGCTCAGGACATGCTGGTGCTTGATCGCGGGTATCCGGGTGCCTGGTTGGTCGCGGCGCTGTTGCATCGAGGTATCCCCTTTTGCATACGCTGCGATTCGTCCGCTTCCTTTTCTGCCATCACCCAGTTCATGCGATCCGGAGAAGATGAGGCGCAGGTGACATTGCCGCCACCGCATCGTCAGGATGCCATTGATTACGAGTGTCCGCGTCTGCCTTCTATGGTTCGCCTGATTCGTCAGGTGACGCCGACTGGCAAGGTACGGGTCTTGATGACCTCCTTGCTTGATACCGCGCGGTATCCGGCCACAAGCTTCTCAGCCCTTTATCACAGCCGTTGGCGTATCGAGGAGGCGTTCAAGCGCATCAAACACCGGCTCAATCTGGAGCACACGTCCGGCCTGACTTGGCTGGCCGCCTGCCAGGATGTTGGGGCCAAGATGGTGTGTGACAATCTCAATGCCCTGGCCACCTACCTGGCTGCGGAAGAGCGGCTGCCCAGCGATTCGCCATGGCGAGTGAATCGGACGATGGCCTTCAATACCGTACGTCGTATCTTGCCCCGAGTCTTGGCGGGTGTGCAGCAAATCACCACCCGAGTTACCAAGGAAATCTTCTCGGAAATCGTCAAAAACCTTCAGAAATTTATCCCTGATCGTGCTCGACCTCGGCCAAACCAGCGAAAGCCTCACCTGTCCTTTGCTTACAAACCCGCCGTATGACTATGGACTAAGTTGAGAGGATTGTGCACCACACTACCCCCCACAGCGCCGACACTCTGTTCGCTGGCGCACAAAGAATCCGCCGGATTGGCGTTACCCAGCCCATGGCAGTCATGCCGGCGGATAAAACATTTCCAAGCCTGATCAGTAATACGCTGGCCAGTCAATTGCTTGGAGGGAGTTTTCTGGACTGGACCAGCCGGCGCGTCGATACGCACGTAATGGAGCTGCAGCCCTCATGCAACATGGTCCGACATCTCGCTCTTGACCGGCTCGTTTCCACCGAGCAGCTCGCCCACCGCCTTGAGGTCGTCGACCCGATCGCACACTGCCTTTATGATCATCAGGATCGGCGTACCCAGTAGCAGGCCCCAGATGCCCCAGAGCCATCCCCATGCCAGGACCCCGAGGAAGACCACGACCGCACTCAGCCGGCTGGTACGGCTTGTGAGGTAGGGCGTGAGGATGTTGCCGCTCACGACATGCAGCCCGATGCAGACGCCGGCCACCAGCAATGTCTTCTCGATGCTCCCGAACTGGGTGAACGCGACGAACGCGGCGGCGACGCCGAGGACAACCGAGCCAAGGTAGGGGATCAGATTCAACAGCGCCGCGACGATGCCCCACACGGCAGCCTGCTTCATGCCAATAGCCCAGAAGGCGGCGCCTGTCGCCAAGCCAACCAGGACACTCAGCAATAGCTGGACCGCGAGATAGCGCTGGATCTGCTCCATGATTTCGTTCATTGCCTGCACTGTGACCCGCCGCCTGGCGAAGGTCGGGCCGGCGATGCGCGCGACTTTGCGCCGGAAAACGTCACCCGAAGCAAGCAGGAAAAAGGCAATGAAGCAGATGACCGTCGCCTGACCGATGATCTGCGCCGCATGCAGGGCGCCGACCACAAAATAATCCTTGATGTCGAATGCGGCTTTCTCGATCTGCACGCGAGCGACTCCACGTGGCGCAGACGGTGGGCCAGACAGGCTGCCGGCTGCAGCCTGCTCGATCTGCGCAGCCGCCTTCTGGACCCGCTCGATATTGCCGTCTGGGCCGCCGCGCATTCCGCGCACTGATTCCCGCAGGTTGCGCGACGCCACCGGCAGGGATTCGAGCAGGTTGTCGGCATCGTCGCGCAGCGTATAGACGCCCCACACCGTAGCCGACACGAGGACGACCATCACCAGTCCCGCACCAAGCGGTCGCGGCAGGTGCCAGCGGTGCAGGGTGTCGACTATCGGTGTCAGTGCGTAACTCAACATCAGACCGAACATGATGGGGATGACCACCTCGCTTGCCCAACGCAGCGCGAAAATGCTCAGCAAGGCGGCGATGACGACCAGCGACGTGCTGCGCACATCGACCGGCACCTTCAGCAGCGTGGCTTCGGGTTCTCGCTCGGCACCCAAGGGGGAACCGGCCTCGGTGGTTGCGTCCCCGGGGGACGGCGTCAGCGATTGTTTCATCTATTCACCCCCGGATGCTAGCCGCAACACCTGGATCTGCCGGCGCGCGTTCGAACATCATTAACTATCAGTGATCCTGACCGCGCCCTTGATTCCTGTTATCCCCGCCCCTGTCCTGCTGTCCAGGCGCCTGATCGCGGCCCTTGTCGCGGTGTTCATTCTGCGGCCGCTGCATCTCGCGCTGTTGCGCGGGTTGCGACTGCTGCTGCCGCTGCTGATTCGGCGGTGGCTGGCGGTCCTGGGGCTCGGCTCGTTGCTGGACCGGCGCCTGCTGTTGCGGCTGATGCCGTTCCCGCTGCTGGTTCGGCGCTGGCTGGCGGTCCTGCGGCTCGGCCCGTTGCTGGCGGTCCTGCGGCTCAACTCGCTGTTGCTGCACCGAACGCCGGCGACTCTCGTCGACCTGCGGCTGTTGAAAATGCTGCCGCGTTACAGCTTCATGCGGCTGATATCGGTAATGCTCGGAGCGGATCTTGTGCTGCTGGTCTGCCGCGTCAGGATAGCGCGCTCCCGAATACTGTCTCTGGTAAGTCGGCAACGGTGCGGCGCGCGGTGCTGAATGGCGGTCCCAGTGGTCCCACCCAGCCCGACGGTGTTGCCACTCACGACCCCAGTGATCGCCCCAGCGCGGCGGCGCATCGGCACGCCAGCCATGAAAATACGTCGGCGGCTGCCGATAGTAACGAACCGGCACGCGGAGCACGAATAGCGGGACATACTCCGGGCCAACCGACCGCCACGGCCCGTTGTACCAACTGCTCGAATACCAGTTGTCATCCTGGTACACCCAGTACAGACCGTCGTAGAAGAAGTAATTCGAATTCGCTTGCGGATCATAATAGACAGGATAGCCCGGCACCGCGACAAGCCTCGGATAGACCGGTACGTTGACGCCGATGCTGACACTCGGCAAACCGATACCAATGCTGATTTCGGCATGTACCGAACTTAGACCGCCAGCCAAGGCAGTAACAAAGAAAGCATTGCGCAGTGCAGCCTTATAGAATTCAGTCATTGTGACTCCTCATGTTTCGTCTTCAGGCTACGTGTTGGCCGGGTAGATCGTCGGTGCGCTGTCGAACATAGCCTATCCCGGATGTCGTGCGCCCGATTCGAAGCGCTGCGTGCGCCAGCGCACAGACTGTCATGACGCTACCCGCCATTCTCGCATTGTGTCTGCAAGGCAAGCCATACTGGATCGCCGAAGCCACCAAAGATTATTCAAGGAGTTCAACATGACCATCTCAATACTGCGCCGCGCCGCGGCCCTGGCCGCCTTCGTCCTTTTTGCCACGCTCACTGCCTGTTCCTCTACATCGAAGACTGAAGGCACCGGCGAATATGTCGATGACACCGTAATCACGACCAAGGTCAAGGCTGCCGTGCTCAGCGAACCTGGCCTCAAGTCAGCAGAGATCAACGTCGAAACCTTCAAGGGCAAAGTCCAGTTGAGCGGCTTCGTCAGTACGCAAGCCCAGATCGAGAAGGCTGTTGAAGTCGCTCGTAGCGTCAAGGGCGTGACCTCGGTTACCAACAGCATGCGCCTGAAGTGATGTGAATCTTGTCTGCCAGCGGAAAGCATCAATGTGCGCTGGCAGACAGATGCTTATAGCGAACGGAAATAATCTTGTACCGTTCGCTCATGAAATAACCGTCTTGCATCCATCACCGAACAGGAGAATAAATCATGGCAACCGAAACACGGATTGGCGGAACAGGCGATTTGGGCGAAGCAGCTACACGCACGATCGACCAGGCCAGCAGCAATATAAACAAGGCGATCGACAAGGCATCGGACGCCGCCCGGCCCGCCGTCAAGCACATGGCTGCAGGCGCCCATCACGCAGTAGACAGGTTTGCCGGTTCAGCAAACCGGGCCGTTAAATCACTCGATACCCAAGGCCGGCGCTTGAAGGACGCGCAGTTGCGCTTCGCCGATAGCTTTTATTCCCATGTCAGGGAGCGGCCGATCACCTCGCTGGGGATCGCGGTTGCTGGCGGGGTTCTGTTGGGCTGGCTGCTCAGGCAGCGTTAGGCCACACGTAGTTTATTGAAGAAGAACGGAGAATCTCATGCTTTATACAATAGCCGTAGTATTGCTGATCCTGTGGTTGCTCGGGCTGGTTACATCGACCACCATGGGCGGTTTTATTCATATCCTGCTGATCATTGCCATTGTGGTCGTCCTGCTCAGAGTAATCAGTGGGCGCAACGTCTTGTAGTGCTGAATCAGCGGGTTCCCCGCTAAAATCGCTGCAATGAAAGCCACACGCCGCCATGCCGAACGTCACCGTACCGATCGCATCGGCTGGTTGCGCGCCACCGTCCTCGGTGCCAATGACGGTATCGTCTCGACCGCCAGTCTGGTGGTTGGCGTCGCGGCTGCCAATTCAAGTCAGGGGAGCGTTCTGGTCGCTGGCGTTGCCGGGCTGGTGGCCGGCGCGATGTCGATGGCGGCAGGTGAATATGTCTCCGTCCATTCGCAGGCCGATACCGAGAATGCCGACCTGGCGCGCGAACGGAGCGAACTCGCGACCGATCCCGCTGCGGAACATCGCGAGTTGACAGCCATTTATGTCACCCGCGGCCTTGAGCCTGGCTTGGCACAGCAGGTCGCCGAGCAACTGATGGCGCATGATGCCCTCGGCGCCCATGCGCGTGATGAACTCGGCATCTCCGAAACCCTGAGCGCGCGGCCGGTTCAGGCCGCGTTGGCTTCGGCCGCAAGTTTTGCGGTCGGTGCGGTGCTGCCGCTCGCCGTAACCGTTCTGGCACCCGAGCACGCGCTGATTCCGTGGGTCTCCGCAACCTCGCTCGCCTTCCTCGCGCTATTGGGCGCGATGGCCGCCCGGGCCGGCGGCGCCGACATGACGAAAGGTGCGCTGCGGGTTACCTTCTGGGGCGCGCTCGCCATGGCGATCACCGCGGGTGTCGGTGCGTTGTTCGGTGCCGTCGTGTAAGGTGCGGGAAACCCCCAGCCGCCGCCGCAGAAGCTTTCCGACTGATCTAACAGCCGGGCGGCCCGGCGCCTATTTCTTCGCCCAGCCGCCAGCCGGATTCTGGATGTAATTGCCCGGCAAGGTCCGCGCCGCTGCTTCGCGGGCAAAGACCTTGGCGGCTTCCGCCTCGGTAATACCATTCTTCGCGGCAATCTGCGTGAACTCGGCTTTTCGCTGGCCATTCACCTCGGTTACCAGCGCCTTCAGGTCGGCAGGAGCGTCGTTCCTGACCAGGCCGAGGTAGCCATTGCTCTGCTCACCGACCCAGCCCTGCTCCTTTGCCGTTTTGAGGTCGGCGGCAAAGGCGCCGTGCATCATCAGCACCAGGCTGAGCAAACATGCCTTAATCAATGTCTTCATTGCATCTCCTTGGTCAAGACGGGCGCCGTTCAAAACAGGCCCTTGTTCGAATCGAACAATTGCTGAACTTCCTTTTCAACCTTGACCAGAATTTCATGCTTGATATTCACGGTCATGTTGATTTCGATGGGTTTGTCCGGCGCCTCGAGGCGCACGGTCGGCGAGCAGGCGCCCACGAGCAGCGCCAGTGCGGTAAGGGAAAGCAGAAGTGAGGGCCTGAACATGGGGGTGCTCCACAAGGGTGTAGCGGGCAGCTTAACAAAGTTATTCCAGTTTGCCCGATTGCAATTGTTCCAAAATGTGACGGTTGAAGTCACCCGAAAAAAGCGCCGCGCGAAACAGACCCGGCAGCGCTCCGTTGATGTTTAGCCCAAAGCGTATGGGATACCCGCTGTAGAAATCGGGGTTGCTGCCATCCAGCTTTATCTGCGTCCGGTAAGTTCCGTCGGACCCATACCAAAGGTGCATGCCAAGCTGCTGGAACTGGAAGTTGCGCAAGGCCAGCAAGCCGGGGTTGTCCGGAATCGTCGTCATCGGCGCGTACTTGATGGTGCCGCCGCCGACGCTATTCAACTCGCCGTCATGGATTTCCACGCTGCCGTTGCGATAGGTGAGCGGCACATTGCCGTCCACCTGGCCGCTTCCCGACAGGCCTTGAACCTTCAACATTTCGAGTAACTGGCCGAGATCGATGTGACGAATTTCCAGAGGCATGGCTTGCTCCGCTGGCGGCCACGGCAGGCTGCGCGGCGCGCCGTGCAAAGTGCCGCCGAGCAAGGCGACATCCAGCGCATGCACGGTCAGCGCCTTTGCCGCCAGCGCCAGGTCGACGTTCAGGTCGGCCAATGCCGTACCGGTTGCCAGCCCGCCGCGTGGCGCTGAAAGCTGGATGCGGCCCTGTAGCGGATGCAATCCGTCGAGCTGGAGCCGGGCTTGCGCGGCTTCGACCCGCGCCCTATCCCAGCCCAGCGTGGCATCGTGCGCCTGTAGCGTTCCTTTGGCGTCGAACCGTGGCTTCGGCCCGGTGCACCAGTCCAGCGTGAAGCGCGCATCAACCTCGCCCGCCTGAAGCTCAAGCGGGAGCATGGTGGGCGGCCGTGGCTGCAACAGCTTGCCCAGCATCGGCAGGGCTTGCTGTCCGGAGAGCGTCGCCTCGCCGCACCCCTGCGTGAGCGCGTGCGACCCGGCAAAGCGGAAGACTTCCGTTCCCTGCAAATGTACAGTGCCGTCGCTGCGCAATTTGCCCGCATCAAGGCGCAGGCGGGCGCGGACGGCGGGCGACGGCCAGGCCCCGAAGCGCAGTGCATCGACAGCAAGCATCAATTCACCTTGGGCGCCCTGGGTGCCGTTCGGGCGCAGTTGCAGCAGTTGCAGGCGGCTGGCGCCGAGCGTCAGAACCTGGCCAGTACCCTGCCTTACTGTCAGTTGCGGGCTGCTGGCTTCGCCATGCAGCAGGAGGCTGGCCCAAAAACTGTCGTCAGCCTTTGCCGTTGCATCGGCTTTCACTTTCCATGTCGCACGGCTCATGGTCAGCGGCACATCCCGCGACCATGCCAGACGTTCGACGCCGAGCTGCAATGCCAGCTCGCTGTTTAGCCCGGCCGCCGGCGACCAGTGCAATGCCATGTCACCCGTCGCCTGCAGGTCGCGGATCTGAATGGCATCCCGTTGCCACTGCTTCATCTGCCCCTTGATCCGTACCTGCGCTTCGGCCGCCTTCCAGTCGGCTGAAGCCGCGCCCCCATTGAGACTGACGTGGTGCACCGCGCCATCCCAGCGTCCCCATCGGGGCGAATCGAGCGTGAACGGAAACTCGCCTTCGCTGACTCCTGCCCCATTGTCCACGCGAAGGACAAAGGCCTTGTCAAGCCGACTGTTCACTTGCAGCGACTGTTCGCCGTCGATCGTCACCTGCAAGTGCAGCCCCGGCTGCAATTCGAGCTGCGTCCCCGACGGCTGCCAGGCGAAGGCCAATTTGCCTGAGAGCGCAATTGCCTGTGGCTTTGCCGGCGCCGCAAACTGCATGTCGGCGTCCGTAAATTCCGCTTGGCCACTGAGCGCACGCAGGCTGCCGGCCGTTTCGCCGAGGAGCGCTTCGGCCTTCAGCGATAGCGTCCCTTGCGCGGCGCCCGGCGGCATGGCGATGCCCAAGGTGCGCCCCAGGTCCACCAGCACTGCCAGCGGCGCTTCGGCAACCAGCCTGGCCGGTTGTTGCGCCGGCTGACGGCCGACATGCAGCCGCGCTTCCGCACCCGGACCAGTAGCCGGCAACCACTCAAGATGAAACTCGGAAATATCGCCGGAAATCGCCGTCGACCGCAACAGGTGGCCATTCGGCCGGAATTCCGCCTGCAACTGCCCTTCCGTTTGCCGCAAATAGAAGTTGCCATGGACGTCCAGTGCCGCACGCTGCGGCCAGTGCAGGGTCACCCGCAGGTCGCCGACCACGGCTTCGCTCAAGGGCAAATGGGGCCAGGCAAGTTGCGGCCAGGGGGTAGCCTGTTGCGTCTGCCCGGGCAGGATTTCCAGTTCGCCGCTGGCAATATCCAGACGCTCGACATGGCGGCGTGCCAGCGAGTAGTCGAGAGCAATGTCGTGCACGGCAATCCGGAATCGGTGGCCGCCGGCGCTTTGATAGGTGGCGCTGACTTCGGTCAGGCGCGCGTGCCCGGCGCCAACCTTGTCGATCTCGACGTGCAGCCCCTCGAGGCCCGGGATGGCCAGCCAGCGCTCCGCCGCCATGCCAAGCAGTCGCGGCAAGGCCAGCCAGAGCAGGAGAAGCACAAGGAGTACGGCCAGCAGCCAGCGACCAGCACTTCCTAAGCGAATTGGAGACATGTGTCGAGGATACCGGTCGCCGGATTGTTTTGGGAATCGAATCAAGCTGGCGGCACATTGATCGGGTCACAAACTTTGCGGACTCGGCGTTGCCGACCGGCGCCGCCGTGTTTCCCGTGGCACGTCCCTTAGGGAAACGCTGATTTATTCCTGCTTTGTTTTCCCATGCTGAGCGGAAGTGGTAAAATGCCATTGTGTTAATTGGTCAAGGTGGCGAGCGTACAGGCAAGTTTTTCCGAACTCGAATATGCGGCGAAGAAGAAGCAGACACGGCGCGACCGGTTTCTTGCCGAGATAGAAGCGATCACGCCGTGGTCGGTATTGGCACAATCGCTTATCCCGTTTTACCCGAAGAGCGGAGGCCGGGGTCGCCCGCCCATTGGTCTGCGTCGGATGCTGCGGATGTATGTGGCCCAGCAATGCTTTGGGTTGTCGGATGAGGGCATCGGGGATGCCATCTACGACAGCCAGGCCATTCGTCATTTTGTCGATATCGATCTTTCCCGAGAATCTGCCCCGGATGCCACGACCCTGCTTGAATTCCGTCACTTGCTCGAACAGCATCAACTGAGCGAATCGATTTTCAACACGATTACCCATCACCGCACCGCCAAAGGCCTGCTGTTGCGTGAAGGCACCATTGTGGATGCGACCCTGATCGCCGCGCCGCCTTCGACCAGGAACAAGGCCGGCAAGCGCGACCCGGAAATGCACCAGAGCAAGAAGGGCAAGCAATGGTACTTTGACATGACAAGCCGAAGGCGAAGGACGCCCGTAGGGCGGTCCCGCGTAGCGGGATGCGGTCACGAGCGAAGCGAGGTCGCACAGGTGGCGCACATTGGTGTGGATGCCCACTCGGGGCTGGTCCATACCGTGATCGGCACGGCAGGCAACGTCAGCGACATCTCACAGGCCGAAGCGTTGTTGCATGGCGAAGAAACGATGGCCTTTGCTGACGCCGGCTATCAGGGCGTTGAAAAACGTCCGGAGAGCCAAGGCGGCGAAGTCGAATG
This window of the Candidatus Dechloromonas phosphoritropha genome carries:
- a CDS encoding BON domain-containing protein, which gives rise to MTISILRRAAALAAFVLFATLTACSSTSKTEGTGEYVDDTVITTKVKAAVLSEPGLKSAEINVETFKGKVQLSGFVSTQAQIEKAVEVARSVKGVTSVTNSMRLK
- a CDS encoding VIT family protein; the protein is MKATRRHAERHRTDRIGWLRATVLGANDGIVSTASLVVGVAAANSSQGSVLVAGVAGLVAGAMSMAAGEYVSVHSQADTENADLARERSELATDPAAEHRELTAIYVTRGLEPGLAQQVAEQLMAHDALGAHARDELGISETLSARPVQAALASAASFAVGAVLPLAVTVLAPEHALIPWVSATSLAFLALLGAMAARAGGADMTKGALRVTFWGALAMAITAGVGALFGAVV
- a CDS encoding lmo0937 family membrane protein gives rise to the protein MLYTIAVVLLILWLLGLVTSTTMGGFIHILLIIAIVVVLLRVISGRNVL
- a CDS encoding IS4 family transposase, with the translated sequence MHGANFLAAARREPRFFTRNRELPFTNLIAFLLTGIRGAVQAELDSCFALLAGRTRLCRAITASAFSKARSHLVANLFEPLNTELLRLVDEVVPQQPDWQGLRVLAADASKVRLTLLDLEGRRHIREAAIFGLFRPGIELFDSLILHSSLVGERQMLFERLDRLGAQDMLVLDRGYPGAWLVAALLHRGIPFCIRCDSSASFSAITQFMRSGEDEAQVTLPPPHRQDAIDYECPRLPSMVRLIRQVTPTGKVRVLMTSLLDTARYPATSFSALYHSRWRIEEAFKRIKHRLNLEHTSGLTWLAACQDVGAKMVCDNLNALATYLAAEERLPSDSPWRVNRTMAFNTVRRILPRVLAGVQQITTRVTKEIFSEIVKNLQKFIPDRARPRPNQRKPHLSFAYKPAV
- a CDS encoding IS5 family transposase; this translates as MASVQASFSELEYAAKKKQTRRDRFLAEIEAITPWSVLAQSLIPFYPKSGGRGRPPIGLRRMLRMYVAQQCFGLSDEGIGDAIYDSQAIRHFVDIDLSRESAPDATTLLEFRHLLEQHQLSESIFNTITHHRTAKGLLLREGTIVDATLIAAPPSTRNKAGKRDPEMHQSKKGKQWYFDMTSRRRRTPVGRSRVAGCGHERSEVAQVAHIGVDAHSGLVHTVIGTAGNVSDISQAEALLHGEETMAFADAGYQGVEKRPESQGGEVEWQVAMKPSKRKQLAGTELGRLVEQVEYAKARIRAKVEHPFHVVKNLFKHRKTRYKGLAKNTAQLFSLFAFANLVLARRWLLGADSQVAS
- a CDS encoding YnbE family lipoprotein, which produces MFRPSLLLSLTALALLVGACSPTVRLEAPDKPIEINMTVNIKHEILVKVEKEVQQLFDSNKGLF
- a CDS encoding AI-2E family transporter, with the protein product MKQSLTPSPGDATTEAGSPLGAEREPEATLLKVPVDVRSTSLVVIAALLSIFALRWASEVVIPIMFGLMLSYALTPIVDTLHRWHLPRPLGAGLVMVVLVSATVWGVYTLRDDADNLLESLPVASRNLRESVRGMRGGPDGNIERVQKAAAQIEQAAAGSLSGPPSAPRGVARVQIEKAAFDIKDYFVVGALHAAQIIGQATVICFIAFFLLASGDVFRRKVARIAGPTFARRRVTVQAMNEIMEQIQRYLAVQLLLSVLVGLATGAAFWAIGMKQAAVWGIVAALLNLIPYLGSVVLGVAAAFVAFTQFGSIEKTLLVAGVCIGLHVVSGNILTPYLTSRTSRLSAVVVFLGVLAWGWLWGIWGLLLGTPILMIIKAVCDRVDDLKAVGELLGGNEPVKSEMSDHVA
- a CDS encoding DUF3309 domain-containing protein, producing MSIGTIFLIILVLILVGAIPAWPHSRGWGYGPSGGLGLVVVILVVLLLLGRI
- a CDS encoding YdbL family protein, whose protein sequence is MKTLIKACLLSLVLMMHGAFAADLKTAKEQGWVGEQSNGYLGLVRNDAPADLKALVTEVNGQRKAEFTQIAAKNGITEAEAAKVFAREAAARTLPGNYIQNPAGGWAKK
- a CDS encoding CsbD family protein, with protein sequence MNKDQVKGTAKNIGGKIQAEAGKLLGNTEQQAKGLKKQAECKAQRNLGDLKKADKTVGKS
- a CDS encoding YdbH domain-containing protein, with the translated sequence MSPIRLGSAGRWLLAVLLVLLLLWLALPRLLGMAAERWLAIPGLEGLHVEIDKVGAGHARLTEVSATYQSAGGHRFRIAVHDIALDYSLARRHVERLDIASGELEILPGQTQQATPWPQLAWPHLPLSEAVVGDLRVTLHWPQRAALDVHGNFYLRQTEGQLQAEFRPNGHLLRSTAISGDISEFHLEWLPATGPGAEARLHVGRQPAQQPARLVAEAPLAVLVDLGRTLGIAMPPGAAQGTLSLKAEALLGETAGSLRALSGQAEFTDADMQFAAPAKPQAIALSGKLAFAWQPSGTQLELQPGLHLQVTIDGEQSLQVNSRLDKAFVLRVDNGAGVSEGEFPFTLDSPRWGRWDGAVHHVSLNGGAASADWKAAEAQVRIKGQMKQWQRDAIQIRDLQATGDMALHWSPAAGLNSELALQLGVERLAWSRDVPLTMSRATWKVKADATAKADDSFWASLLLHGEASSPQLTVRQGTGQVLTLGASRLQLLQLRPNGTQGAQGELMLAVDALRFGAWPSPAVRARLRLDAGKLRSDGTVHLQGTEVFRFAGSHALTQGCGEATLSGQQALPMLGKLLQPRPPTMLPLELQAGEVDARFTLDWCTGPKPRFDAKGTLQAHDATLGWDRARVEAAQARLQLDGLHPLQGRIQLSAPRGGLATGTALADLNVDLALAAKALTVHALDVALLGGTLHGAPRSLPWPPAEQAMPLEIRHIDLGQLLEMLKVQGLSGSGQVDGNVPLTYRNGSVEIHDGELNSVGGGTIKYAPMTTIPDNPGLLALRNFQFQQLGMHLWYGSDGTYRTQIKLDGSNPDFYSGYPIRFGLNINGALPGLFRAALFSGDFNRHILEQLQSGKLE